A genomic segment from Candidatus Cloacimonadota bacterium encodes:
- the rplC gene encoding 50S ribosomal protein L3, with amino-acid sequence MLGIIGKKIGMTRLFTENGDSIPVTLIKAGPCTVTSHKTNENDNYSALQLGFEDVPEKELNKPQLGHFKKNDVSAFKVLKEFRVRDDVMKNYTLGSEVKVNIFNPRDKIHVTGISKGKGFSGVIKRHNFHGKSATHGTHEIFRGTGSVGMCATPSRIHRGKKMPGQYGNENVTVKNLVVYKIDEERNLLMVRGAVPGHRNSIVFIQKTK; translated from the coding sequence ATGTTAGGCATAATTGGTAAAAAGATTGGAATGACTCGATTGTTCACTGAGAATGGTGACTCGATCCCTGTTACGCTTATTAAAGCGGGTCCTTGCACGGTTACCAGTCATAAAACCAACGAGAATGATAATTATTCTGCACTTCAACTCGGTTTTGAAGATGTTCCTGAAAAGGAACTTAATAAGCCCCAGTTGGGACATTTCAAGAAAAACGATGTATCAGCATTCAAAGTCTTGAAAGAATTCAGAGTTAGAGATGATGTAATGAAAAATTATACTCTTGGTTCGGAAGTGAAAGTGAATATTTTCAATCCACGAGATAAAATTCATGTGACTGGAATCTCAAAAGGTAAAGGTTTTTCCGGTGTGATAAAGCGTCATAACTTTCATGGTAAGAGTGCAACGCACGGAACACATGAGATTTTCCGAGGAACAGGCTCTGTTGGTATGTGTGCAACCCCTTCGCGAATTCATCGTGGAAAGAAGATGCCCGGTCAATATGGAAATGAGAATGTAACAGTTAAAAATCTCGTAGTTTATAAAATTGATGAAGAGAGAAACCTTCTTATGGTTCGTGGCGCTGTCCCGGGTCACAGAAATAGTATCGTTTTCATTCAAAAAACGAAGTAA
- the rpsJ gene encoding 30S ribosomal protein S10, with amino-acid sequence MNKIRIKLKAYDHFLLDKSVVEIIRNTKGTGAKIVGPIPLPTRRRIYTVLRSPHVDKKSREQFEMRIYKRIIDIENPTPKTTDAIKNLNIPAGVHIEIKT; translated from the coding sequence ATGAATAAGATAAGAATCAAATTAAAAGCGTATGATCATTTTCTGCTGGATAAATCTGTTGTGGAGATTATCAGAAATACAAAAGGAACCGGTGCAAAAATCGTCGGTCCTATTCCACTCCCCACCAGAAGAAGAATCTACACAGTTTTGCGTTCACCCCATGTTGATAAAAAGTCTCGGGAACAGTTCGAAATGAGAATTTATAAGAGAATTATTGACATAGAAAACCCAACCCCAAAAACAACGGACGCAATTAAGAATTTGAACATACCTGCTGGCGTTCATATTGAAATTAAAACCTAA
- the rplP gene encoding 50S ribosomal protein L16, which produces MLQPKKVKHRKQQRGKRRGKAFAGSSLDFGQYGLVTLGNGWITARQIEAARIAITHYMKRVGKVWIRIFPDKPITLKPAETRMGKGKGAPEYWVAVVKAGRVLFEIEGVDEQIAKRALELGGHKLPVRTKFITRDEVRG; this is translated from the coding sequence ATGTTACAGCCAAAGAAAGTTAAACATCGTAAACAGCAACGCGGAAAAAGACGCGGAAAAGCATTTGCAGGTTCTTCGCTTGATTTTGGACAGTACGGTCTCGTAACACTCGGAAACGGATGGATAACTGCACGCCAGATCGAAGCTGCTCGTATTGCGATTACCCACTATATGAAAAGAGTGGGAAAGGTCTGGATCAGGATATTCCCGGACAAGCCAATCACCCTTAAACCTGCTGAAACACGTATGGGAAAAGGAAAAGGTGCTCCGGAATATTGGGTTGCAGTTGTTAAAGCTGGAAGAGTGCTTTTTGAAATTGAAGGTGTCGATGAGCAGATTGCAAAGAGAGCACTTGAACTCGGCGGACATAAACTTCCTGTTAGAACTAAATTCATAACTCGTGATGAGGTGAGAGGTTAA
- the rplV gene encoding 50S ribosomal protein L22, whose product MEASAKIKNQRGSARKVRLVADLIRNKKVDEARDILNFSKKRAARSILKILDSAVANAANKSGKVEIDKLFINKITVDEGITMKRWRSRAMGRADMISKRTHHIALSVTDEMES is encoded by the coding sequence ATGGAAGCGAGTGCAAAGATAAAAAACCAAAGAGGTTCAGCTCGTAAAGTACGTCTTGTTGCTGATTTGATAAGAAATAAAAAGGTCGATGAAGCACGGGATATCCTGAACTTCTCAAAAAAACGCGCAGCACGCAGTATCCTGAAAATCCTCGACTCTGCAGTTGCAAATGCTGCAAATAAATCAGGAAAAGTAGAAATTGATAAATTATTTATAAACAAGATCACCGTGGATGAGGGCATCACCATGAAACGCTGGCGTTCTCGTGCAATGGGTCGAGCAGATATGATATCAAAAAGAACTCATCATATTGCTCTGTCCGTAACCGATGAAATGGAATCGTAG
- the rplD gene encoding 50S ribosomal protein L4, producing MEAIKYSKTGEEIGKVTLPEELFGIEVNKSVLHEVVTALMQNQRQGTACVKGRSEVKGSTRKLYRQKGTGRARAGSAKSPVRVGGGVAFGPRPKDWTVTIPKKKKRIALKSALSSRKENVAIIEDIVMEKPSTKTAQDILNATKIEFKRCLFVMVDNELNLVRSLQNIKNVSSIRAEDLNAFEIIHASNMIITEKALEKMEEVFK from the coding sequence ATGGAAGCAATAAAGTATTCAAAAACAGGTGAAGAAATCGGAAAAGTTACTTTACCAGAAGAGCTTTTTGGCATTGAAGTCAATAAGTCGGTTCTCCATGAAGTGGTTACTGCTCTCATGCAGAATCAGCGTCAGGGTACGGCATGTGTCAAAGGACGATCTGAAGTAAAAGGTTCCACAAGAAAACTCTATCGTCAAAAAGGAACCGGTCGTGCAAGAGCCGGGAGTGCTAAAAGCCCTGTACGAGTAGGTGGCGGCGTGGCTTTCGGACCGAGACCAAAAGATTGGACTGTAACTATTCCTAAGAAGAAAAAACGTATTGCATTGAAGTCGGCTCTCAGCAGCAGAAAAGAGAATGTTGCAATTATCGAGGATATCGTAATGGAGAAGCCAAGCACTAAGACTGCACAGGATATACTGAATGCAACAAAGATCGAATTTAAGCGTTGCTTATTTGTGATGGTGGATAATGAATTAAATCTGGTTCGTTCGCTTCAAAATATTAAGAATGTTTCCAGTATCAGAGCTGAGGACCTGAATGCGTTTGAGATCATTCATGCAAGCAATATGATCATCACTGAAAAGGCATTAGAGAAGATGGAAGAGGTGTTCAAATGA
- a CDS encoding 50S ribosomal protein L24, with the protein MRIKKDDKVRVISGEYKGVEGVVLKSFPEKNKVIVEKVNFIKKHQRPTQQNPSGGVIEMEAPISVSNVQFICPKCGKPSKPRMKILEDKSRIRYCTRCGDMV; encoded by the coding sequence ATGAGAATTAAAAAAGATGATAAAGTAAGAGTCATTTCAGGTGAATATAAAGGTGTTGAAGGTGTTGTGCTTAAGTCTTTTCCTGAAAAGAATAAGGTTATTGTTGAAAAAGTGAACTTTATTAAAAAGCACCAACGTCCAACCCAGCAGAATCCTTCTGGTGGTGTTATTGAAATGGAAGCACCGATCAGTGTGTCTAATGTTCAATTTATATGCCCGAAATGCGGAAAACCTTCAAAACCCAGAATGAAAATTTTGGAAGATAAAAGTAGAATTCGTTACTGCACCAGATGCGGTGATATGGTCTAA
- the rpmC gene encoding 50S ribosomal protein L29: MKPNEIREMNLTELEMKERDLQEEYFNLRFQKVTNRLENPWKLHEVRKDIARVKTIIREKQQQEKKAE; this comes from the coding sequence CTGAAACCAAATGAAATCAGAGAAATGAACTTGACTGAACTCGAAATGAAAGAGCGTGACCTCCAGGAAGAATATTTCAATCTTCGTTTTCAAAAAGTGACGAACAGATTGGAAAATCCCTGGAAGCTTCACGAAGTGCGAAAAGATATTGCTCGAGTCAAAACGATCATCCGTGAAAAGCAACAACAAGAGAAAAAGGCAGAGTAG
- the rplW gene encoding 50S ribosomal protein L23, which translates to MSKDAREIIIHPMITEKGTHIQEEAGGYLFKVRIDANKIEIKKAVEEIFKVHVRKVNTITNKGKPKNLGRYQGRRSDWKKAIVYLAKGESISEFEVMQ; encoded by the coding sequence ATGAGTAAGGATGCACGAGAAATAATTATTCATCCCATGATCACTGAAAAGGGAACACATATTCAGGAAGAAGCAGGCGGTTACCTTTTCAAGGTTCGTATCGATGCAAATAAGATCGAGATCAAGAAAGCAGTCGAAGAGATTTTCAAGGTTCATGTTCGCAAGGTGAACACCATAACAAATAAGGGTAAACCCAAGAATTTGGGACGCTATCAAGGTAGAAGATCTGACTGGAAAAAAGCAATCGTATATCTTGCTAAAGGTGAATCTATAAGCGAATTTGAAGTGATGCAGTAA
- the rplB gene encoding 50S ribosomal protein L2, with translation MALKKYKAITPARRYYTGYSFEEITKEKPEKSLLEPAKRNAGRNNQGRITIRHRGGGHKRFYRIIDFKRHDKQGIVARVHSIEYDPNRSARIALLHYVDGEKRYIIAPDKLKVNDVIMLGENVEIKPGNALPIRKIPIGTMIHNIEFKPGRGAQIARSAGVNAEVVAKEGNYVHVKMPSGTIQLLRADCYATVGQVSNIDHSKISYGKAGRKRWLGRRPRVRGVAMNPVDHPMGGGEGKSSGGRHPVSPWGTPAKGFKTRKKKKYSDPYVIKKKRK, from the coding sequence ATGGCATTAAAGAAATATAAGGCTATTACACCCGCTAGACGGTATTATACGGGTTACTCCTTTGAAGAGATTACAAAGGAAAAACCCGAAAAGTCTCTGCTTGAACCAGCAAAAAGAAATGCTGGAAGAAACAACCAGGGAAGGATAACAATCCGTCATCGTGGGGGTGGTCATAAACGTTTTTATAGAATTATAGATTTTAAGAGACATGATAAGCAAGGAATCGTAGCTCGGGTTCACTCGATCGAGTATGATCCGAATCGTTCCGCCCGTATTGCATTATTACACTATGTTGATGGCGAAAAGCGCTACATCATTGCACCAGATAAATTAAAGGTAAATGATGTTATCATGCTCGGAGAAAATGTAGAGATCAAACCTGGTAACGCTCTTCCAATAAGGAAGATACCAATCGGTACAATGATCCATAATATTGAATTTAAGCCCGGTCGTGGTGCACAAATCGCCAGAAGTGCAGGTGTTAATGCAGAAGTCGTTGCAAAAGAAGGTAATTACGTTCATGTGAAGATGCCTTCCGGAACAATTCAGCTTCTCCGAGCAGACTGCTATGCAACTGTTGGTCAAGTCAGTAATATTGATCATTCCAAAATTTCATATGGAAAAGCAGGTAGAAAACGCTGGCTTGGACGTCGCCCTCGCGTACGAGGTGTTGCTATGAATCCTGTTGATCATCCAATGGGTGGTGGTGAAGGTAAATCATCTGGTGGTCGTCATCCTGTTTCTCCGTGGGGTACTCCCGCAAAGGGATTCAAAACCAGAAAGAAAAAGAAATATTCTGATCCCTACGTGATTAAGAAGAAACGTAAATAA
- the rplN gene encoding 50S ribosomal protein L14 gives MIQQETVLKVADNSGAKVVKCIKVLGGSRRRYAGLGDVITLSVKSAIPHSDVKKGSIHRGVIVRTKNAVRRSDGSYIRFGDNAVVLINEIMEPKGTRIFGPVARELREKKFMKILSLAPEVV, from the coding sequence ATGATACAGCAGGAGACTGTTCTTAAAGTTGCAGATAATTCCGGTGCAAAAGTTGTGAAATGTATAAAAGTATTAGGTGGTTCTCGCCGCCGTTATGCTGGACTTGGTGATGTTATTACCCTTTCTGTAAAATCTGCCATCCCTCACAGTGATGTGAAAAAAGGCAGTATTCATAGGGGAGTGATCGTGCGTACAAAGAATGCTGTCCGCCGTTCAGATGGTTCCTATATTCGCTTTGGTGATAATGCAGTTGTGCTCATTAATGAAATCATGGAACCAAAAGGAACACGTATTTTTGGTCCGGTTGCACGTGAATTAAGAGAAAAGAAATTCATGAAGATACTTTCTCTTGCCCCAGAGGTTGTGTAG
- the rpsC gene encoding 30S ribosomal protein S3, giving the protein MGQKTNPIGFRLGFNKDWESVWFANTRKEYIETFYEDMRIKDYLSKRLSDAMISKIEIYRKSDKLTVVIHTARPGIVIGRKGAEIEKVKQELITFLNMNTQDDYAKLAIDVQEVKKPELDARLVGMDIARQIENRISYRRAMKRAIERTMAAGAEGIKIKASGRLHGAEIARSEEYKDGRTPLHTLRSDIDYAVSEAHTRYGIIGIKVWICRGELMQKEHQQS; this is encoded by the coding sequence TTGGGTCAAAAAACTAATCCCATCGGTTTTCGTTTAGGCTTTAATAAAGACTGGGAATCCGTTTGGTTCGCAAATACCCGAAAAGAATATATCGAAACATTTTATGAAGATATGCGCATTAAAGATTATTTGAGTAAAAGATTATCTGATGCTATGATCTCAAAAATTGAAATATATCGTAAAAGTGATAAATTAACTGTGGTTATCCATACAGCTAGACCTGGTATTGTTATTGGAAGAAAAGGTGCTGAGATCGAAAAAGTAAAACAAGAGCTCATTACATTTCTTAATATGAATACACAGGATGATTATGCGAAGTTGGCAATCGACGTTCAGGAAGTAAAAAAACCCGAGCTCGATGCACGTCTTGTCGGTATGGACATCGCTCGTCAGATTGAAAATAGAATTTCCTATCGTAGAGCAATGAAAAGAGCTATCGAACGTACAATGGCAGCTGGTGCGGAAGGCATCAAGATCAAAGCCAGCGGACGTCTTCATGGTGCTGAAATTGCTCGTAGTGAAGAATATAAAGATGGTCGAACACCCCTCCACACACTTCGTTCTGATATTGATTATGCAGTCTCAGAAGCTCATACCCGTTACGGTATCATTGGTATCAAAGTGTGGATCTGCAGGGGAGAACTGATGCAAAAAGAGCATCAGCAATCATAG
- the rpsS gene encoding 30S ribosomal protein S19: MARSVKKGPFYDEHLMLKVEKLNEQNKKQVIKTWSRRSTVMPEFVGHTFAVHNGKKFVPVFVTEAMVGHKLGEFSPTRTFRGHKDKKEKLARKRG; the protein is encoded by the coding sequence ATGGCAAGGTCAGTCAAAAAAGGACCCTTTTACGATGAGCATTTGATGCTAAAAGTAGAAAAGTTGAATGAACAGAATAAAAAACAGGTCATCAAAACCTGGTCCCGTCGCTCTACGGTCATGCCCGAATTTGTCGGTCATACATTTGCAGTTCATAACGGCAAGAAGTTCGTACCTGTATTTGTAACTGAAGCAATGGTTGGGCATAAACTCGGTGAGTTCTCTCCCACAAGAACGTTCCGTGGGCATAAGGACAAGAAGGAAAAACTTGCAAGGAAACGTGGTTAA
- the rpsQ gene encoding 30S ribosomal protein S17: MDKEKVSTRHKPTRIGVVVSDKMDKTLVVKVERKFQHPLYGKYIRKHKNFHVHDEKNEAHTGDTVKIEEFQPVSKTKRWKLIEIIEKSK, from the coding sequence ATGGATAAGGAAAAAGTTTCAACTCGTCATAAACCGACACGTATCGGTGTTGTCGTGAGTGATAAAATGGATAAAACCCTTGTAGTGAAGGTTGAAAGAAAATTTCAGCATCCACTCTATGGAAAATATATTAGAAAACATAAGAATTTTCATGTGCACGATGAGAAGAACGAAGCTCATACGGGTGATACAGTAAAGATCGAAGAATTTCAGCCCGTAAGTAAGACAAAACGTTGGAAACTCATCGAGATCATTGAAAAAAGTAAGTAG